In a single window of the Coffea eugenioides isolate CCC68of chromosome 3, Ceug_1.0, whole genome shotgun sequence genome:
- the LOC113764867 gene encoding F-box protein SKIP16: MAALESVGGLALESVGGLAMHVILSKLAPNDAASVACVSRRFRTWASDDDSLWSKFCSDDFQLNSPLDPVGNPTATFKEAYGTWRDAFHMYPWPLVMRVKRCWDRLKNWFAANFPEILATLRRGASEEEINALELSLKVKLPLPTRVLYRFCDGQDLKADNLTGRVPQSLLGLIGGYSFYDHQVNVFLLPLEQIVEETKDYIQQLGLLNGRPKYIVVAASCTYREKTFFLNCRSGQLHVGTRNLLTDGAMIPCVPGSLISLLNDRKGSQVQDALLLWLEEHCRRLESGIIKVRQDGELRGINLFPELPPLCCTAITNGVKVRASAVFVPEGSNLEDEDEKYLFAYSVRMSLSPEGCIISGMNFGSCQLYWRHWVICIGDAVVDNVNGEAVIGKFPLLRPGEEEFIYESCTFLSSLPGSIEGCFTFVPGRLADPSSSPFEAQVARFPLLLPDYIF; this comes from the exons ATGGCGGCGTTGGAAAGCGTTGGGGGATTGGCGTTGGAAAGCGTTGGGGGATTAGCGATGCACGTAATCCTCTCCAAACTGGCACCAAACGACGCCGCATCAGTGGCGTGCGTGAGCCGACGGTTTCGGACATGGGCTTCCGACGACGATTCCCTTTGGTCCAAATTTTGTTCCGATGACTTTCAGCTCAATTCGCCACTTGACCCCGTCGGCAACCCCACTGCTACCTTCAAG GAAGCTTATGGAACATGGCGTGATGCTTTTCATATGTATCCATGGCCCCTGGTGATGCGGGTTAAAAGATGTTGGGACAGACTTAAAAACTGGTTTGCTGCAAATTTCCCAGAAATATTGGCTACCTTACGTAGAGGTGCATCAGAGGAGGAAATAAATGCTTTGGAGTTGAGTTTGAAAGTAAAACTGCCTCTTCCTACCAGGGTTCTTTATCGTTTCTGTGATGGCCAAGACTTAAAAGCTGATAATTTAACTGGTCGTGTGCCTCAGAGTTTGTTGGGTCTTATTGGAGGCTACTCATTTTATGACCACCAGGTCAATGTGTTTCTGTTGCCATTGGAACAGATagttgaggaaacaaaggaTTATATACAACAGCTTGGATTATTAAACGGCAGACCCAAATATATTGTTGTTGCAGCTTCTTGCACTTACAGGGAGAAGACTTTCTTCCTAAACTGTCGAAGTGGCCAACTTCATGTGGGTACACGGAATCTCTTAACAGATGGGGCAATGATTCCTTGTGTACCAGGATCATTGATAAGTTTACTAAATGACAGAAAAGGTAGTCAGGTGCAAGATGCTCTTTTATTGTGGCTGGAAGAACATTGCCGACGCTTGGAAAGTGGCATTATTAAAGTACGTCAAGATGGTGAACTCAGAGGCATCAACCTTTTTCCAGAATTACCTCCTCTTTGTTGCACTGCTATAACAAATGGTGTAAAG GTTCGAGCTTCTGCTGTATTTGTGCCCGAGGGCAGTAACCTTGAGGATGAAGATGAAAAATATTTGTTTGCTTATTCTGTCCGTATGTCTCTTTCACCTGAGGGATGCATCATCAGTGGTATGAACTTTGGCTCTTGCCAACTCTATTGGAGACACTGGGTCATCTGTATTGGTGATGCTGTCGTAGACAATGTAAATGGTGAAGCTGTTATTGGAAAG TTTCCGCTTCTACGTCCAGGAGAGGAAGAATTCATTTATGAGAGCTGCACATTTTTATCAAGTTTGCCAGGTTCTATTGAAGGCTGTTTCACCTTTGTTCCCGGAAG ATTGGCAGATCCAAGTAGTAGCCCTTTTGAAGCACAGGTAGCAAGGTTCCCATTGCTGCTGCCAGACTATATTTTCTGA